From a region of the Salvelinus alpinus chromosome 2, SLU_Salpinus.1, whole genome shotgun sequence genome:
- the LOC139568510 gene encoding rab11 family-interacting protein 4A-like isoform X3 — protein MTSADEGLAGGVLGQGDHHGSPQIMDGRGDKALAHPVIMCTRVSLNPEPGCHLFPEGEEEGEVEGRERAELDMDSAVESNPGSDVSEGGRSRVDKEDGPGGLFFPGDKCSQLNPSVTSDLSTRSSASLNEEQFEDYGEGEDVDYTPSSPCPEDETRTNGYSDLGSSVPSSAGQTPRKARHLYNNEMMDVYCSQCCKKVNLLNDLEARLKNLRANSPSRKISSTAFGRQLLHTSNFSSSNGSTEDLFRDSIDSCDIDITEKVSYLEKKVAELENDTLMNGDLKSKLKQENTQLVHRVHELEEQLKDQEARAEQNTEEEQRRHREAYSKMERDKNTELELLYNRVQQLEEENGDISVNMCRLKSQTEKLDEEKQSMTYKLEDTSLRLKDEMDLYRKMMDKLRQNRHEFQKEREAMQELIEDLRRELEHLQLFKLETEKPGRGRSSSSGLTEFNAKTREMELEHEVKRLKQRFVSQDFPLTSDLRHLVVSAGARLRHGQTENLKLREQNDDLNGQILSLSLYEAKNLFATQTKAQSLAAEIDNASRDDLMEALKEQEEINFRLRQYMDKIILSILDHNPSILEIKTN, from the exons cGTGGTGACAAAGCCCTTGCACATCCGGTCATCATGTGCACGCGGGTGTCCCTTAACCCAGAGCCTGGGTGCCATCTATtcccagagggagaggaggaaggagaggtggagggcagagagagggcagagtTAGACATGGACAGTGCTGTGGAGAGCAACCCAGGATCAGATGTCTCTGAAGGGGGGAGGAGCAGAGTAGACAAGGAGGATGGACCAGGGGGACTTTTCTTTCCTGGAGACAA GTGCAGTCAGCTAAACCCATCAGTGACCTCTGACCTGTCGACGCGTTCCTCTGCCTCTCTGAACGAGGAGCAGTTTGAGGACtacggagagggagaggacgtGGACTACACTCCCAGCAGCCCCTGCCCCGAGGACGAGACGCGCACCAACGGCTACTCTGACCTGGGCTCCTCTGTACCCTCCAG tgCTGGCCAGACCCCCAGGAAGGCACGCCACCTGTACAACAATGAGATGATGGACGTGTACTGTTCCCAGTGCTGTAAGAAGGTCAACCTACTCAACGACCTGGAGGCCAGGCTGAAGAACCTCAGAGCCAACAG CCCCAGTAGGAAAATCTCCAGCACAGCCTTTGGCAG gcAGCTCCTCCACACCAGTAACTTCAGCAGCAGCAACGGCAGCACGGAGGACCTGTTCCGAGACAGCATCGACTCCTGTGACATCGACATCACTGAGAAG gtGAGTTACCTAGAGAAGAAGGTAGCAGAGTTGGAGAATGACACGCTGATGAACGGAGATCTCAAGTCCAAGCTGAAGCAGGAGAACACACAGCTGGTTCACAG GGTCCACGAGTTGGAGGAGCAGTTGAAGGACCAGGAGGCGCGGGCGGAGCAGAAcacagaggaggagcagagacGACACCGTGAGGCCTACAGCAAGATGGAGAGAGACAAGAACACTGAGCTAGAGCTGCTATACAaccg AGTCCAACAGCTAGAGGAGGAGAACGgggatatatcggtgaacatgtGCAGACTGAAGTCTCAGACAGAGAAACTGGACGAG gAGAAGCAGAGTATGACATACAAGCTGGAGGACACCAGTCTGAGGCTGAAGGATGAGATGGACCTCTACAGGAAGATGATGGACAAGCTGAGGCAGAACAGACATGAGTTCCAGAAGGAGAGGGAGGCCATgcaggag TTGATTGAGGACCTTCGTCGGGAGCTGGAGCACCTGCAGCTGTTCAAGCTGGAGACAGAGAAGCCTGGCCGCGGCCGCAGCTCCTCCTCTGGGCTGACGGAGTTCAACGCCAAGACCAGAGAGATGGAGCTGGAGCACGAGGTCAAGAGACTCAAACAG CGGTTTGTCTCGCAGGACtttcctctgacctctgacctccgcCACCTCGTAGTATCCGCTGGGGCACGCCTCCGTCACGGTCAGACG GAGAACCTGAAACTGAGGGAACAGAACGACGACCTGAATGGTCAGATCCTCAGTCTGAGTCTGTATGAGGCTAAGAACCTGTTTGCCACCCAGACCAAGGCCCAGTCGCTGGCTGCCGAGATAGACAACGCCTCACGAGACGAC TTGATGGAGGCACTCAAGGAGCAGGAGGAGATCAACTTCCGTTTGCGGCAGTACATGGACAAGATTATTTTGTCTATCCTGGACCACAACCCCTCCATCTTGGAGATCAAGACCAACTAG